A window of the Trichoderma asperellum chromosome 6, complete sequence genome harbors these coding sequences:
- a CDS encoding Type I Iterative PKS (antiSMASH:Cluster_6.7~EggNog:ENOG41~SMCOG1022:Beta-ketoacyl synthase) translates to MLAMEPLDGAPPPIAIVGIGLKLPGGITTTDEYWDLLINKKSTQTQVPNNRFGAHAFESKLGTPGTLKSTYGHYLEGDLEKWDASFFSMSKAEVEKLDPQHRLLLEVIWECMEAGGQKNWRGRNIGCYVGVFGEDWLDLYAKDPQHLGTHRILTGGDFALSNRASYEYDLKGPSMTIRTACSSSLIALHEACQAIYIGECESAIVAGTSLFLSPTMTIALSEQGVLSPTGSCKTFDAKADGYARGEAINAVFIKKLKDAIRDGDPIRGVIRGTATNFDGKTIGITNPNQEAHVALMRRAYEVAKISNISDTAFVECHGTGTQVGDPMEAGAVGRVFGNRGIYIGSVKPNIGHGEGASGLSSLIKAVLSLEHETIPPQVKFCVPNPKIKWAQYNLRVPTKPTPWPTDRLQRVSVNCFGVGGANAHVIIDSAKLYISQKQTVLDPNPQLLVFSAHQGASLKERAATIFNYAKQHPDQLPNVAYTLGCRRENLAQRAFAIYDGVNTPELSPVVKHKTSPRVNFVFTGQGAQWARMGADLCSQYPKFRDAIHQMDAALTKLPRPPKWTIKEELMRSVEESKIQQPKFSQPICTALQIGLVNLLEGWGITPAAVVGHSSGEMAAAYAAGALTLEEAIIVGYYRGQVTQNHGRIGAMAAVGLGREDAAAYLQEGVVIACENSPKSITLSGDVERLDEVIANIKKDLPDIFARKLRVERAYHSHHMCEIGGIYEKLLDGFVKDKKPSVPFFSSVTAKQIKRPGQLGPSYWRRNLENPVLFSPAVQLMMHSAVEDTVYLEIGPHTALRGPLRDIFKSVQISTASIYIPTLVRNDSGPKSILSSLGQLYQEAFPVNIAATTAGRTVLTDLPNYAWQHDTAYWYESRVSRDWRLRKFPPHELLGNLILESDDLEPTWRNMFRLDDVPWARDHKIQDDIVLPAAAYIDMAIEALRQLNGGGETDASLKQVEIQNALILKEQQAHEIVTHVRPVRLTSKLNSTWYEFAISSFNGASWTKHCVGKVRSGKEISAGSEDVGQQPRQVSTTGWYRIMKKVGLNYGPDFQGLSDISVYPGRHTTAATIKNRDPTLGPYYSLHPSIIDLVLQAFTVAIADGLTRQLRQLCVPTYIDELYISNGQPEMRLGTAAVSSATGAIRGSATIMANNKVILSLRNGEFSPLESGDADKAGPTPAAHLHWKPHIDFISPNNLICPVRPLPDVDEVVNIEKLALLYQLSILQHIERIQIPKPYIYFSKWLNKQRTKALKGKYENVPDSAHLVQLSPKKAKTEIERTKEHLLRTSCAGIATIINLLATGAEAIFRGEQNIDDVLKDDGGFSSLYSFIDSRCDFSSLLSTLAHTIPTMRVLELGIGAAGISIKALKALINSAGKHCYSKYVYTARDEGSLDLARQKLEECENVEFKTLDLTKDPKSQDFELESFDLIISTKAFHRCSDVRSALRNVRELMKPNGRLLVQEVSPSANFYKFIMGFSPERWEVKEDCRDDEYLFDIHQWDNLLMEAGFSGSEGLTMDKDNITLNILTTAANPLREYGKITLLGHHEFEDHTQSLSELLSSQGYEVAFRTLTQEPDPNADVISLLDLHDTMFFQMSESTFNAWQRYIGKFPAEKGLLWVTGHAQVGSQDPRYATTIGATRNIRSELSLDFATLELDLKDFDAEGVLHVFEKFCNRTKDDEFDPDWEYALVNGRVMVPRYQWIDIAEHSGGEANIKSSSPKKLEMARIGQLQTLQWTEDETIPLQDNQVEIKPRSVGMNFKDILVAMGIVEGYKPGLGIECSGIIRKVGSSVKDLFPGDRVMAIGHGCFTTNYISDARLVVKIPKNLSFEEAATVPCVYATAIHALINIGGLREGMSVLVHSACGGVGIAALNVCTMMGAKVYATVGNAEKVQYLVDNFGISRENIFNSRDSLFYKDLMAATNGRGADLVLNSLSGELLHTSWKCVAPFGKMLEIGKRDFIGRGQLGMEIFESNRSFHGIDMSQMAVERPDMCKTILEQFNKYYKQGAIKPISPLKRFDVTDVMEAFRYMQKGQHIGKIVVSMPADASKLQVAAKPHTAKFKNDRTYLLVGGLGGIGKSVSNWMVQNGAQHIMYLSRSAGDSEQDKRFIEEIEAQGCDVQAIKGSVTNLQDVYRAVKQAAKPIAGVFLMTMILRDRGILQLSHEDWFTTAGPKVDGAINLHQALEYCDLDFFTLFSSISYIVGQVGQANYSAANAYLTAFTQFRHEQGLPAGVLNVGVVDDVGYVVENPALLEQFRALNFYTLGETELLDALTYTLSHQHPAASSSDVGFYNPSELAIGLKSTKSLSDPTNRCIWKRDRRMAQAHLHDAGTSCSNGLPEDFGQFIKSVHTTPSLLEMPRNVDFLTGQIGLCIYNLMSRDVKDLDLSLSLIQLGVDSLVSIEIRNWWRRTLGVSISTLEFMGAGSITNLGKLAAKAIKEAHEAA, encoded by the exons ATGCTCGCAATGGAGCCTCTCGACGGCGCACCGCCGCCAATCGCCATTGTCGGAATAGGGTTGAAGCTCCCTGGAGGTATCACAACAACAGATGAATACTGGGATCTTCtcataaacaaaaagagTACACAAACACAGGTTCCGAATAACCGATTTGGCGCGCACGCCTTTGAAAGCAAATTAGGGACGCCGGGTACGCTGAAGAGCACATACGGGCACTATTTGGAAGGCGATCTGGAGAAATGGGATGCATCATTTTTTTCTATGAGTAAAGCCGAAGTTGAGAAGCTTGATCCCCAGCACAGACTATTGCTTGAGGTTATATGGGAATGCATGGAGGCTGGTGGACAGAAGAATTGGCGTGGTCGCAACATAGGTTGCTACGTTGGCGTATTTGGTGAAGATTGGCTAGATCTATATGCAAAAGACCCCCAACATTTGGGAACGCATCGAATCTTGACCGGAGGGGATTTTGCCTTGTCAAACCGGGCATCTTATGAATATGATTTGAAAGGTCCCAG CATGACTATCCGTACTGCATGCTCGTCTTCACTTATCGCACTTCATGAGGCCTGCCAAGCTATCTATATTGGAGAGTGTGAATCTGCCATTGTTGCTGGAActagcctttttctttcgccGACTATGACTATCGCCTTGTCCGAACAGGGAGTCCTCTCACCAACGGGATCATGCAAGACGTTTGATGCCAAAGCAGACGGCTATGCTCGCGGTGAGGCAATCAATGCcgtctttattaaaaagctgaAAGATGCTATTCGCGATGGGGATCCGATCCGCGGTGTTATCAGGGGCACAGCAACCAATTTTGATGGCAAGACCATTGGAATCACGAATCCCAATCAAGAGGCTCATGTAGCTCTCATGCGACGAGCCTATGAAGTGGCCAAAATATCCAATATTAGTGATACAGCGTTTGTTGAATGCCATGGGACAGGAACACAAGTTGGTGATCCCATGGAGGCCGGAGCTGTGGGGCGAGTTTTTGGTAATCGAGGCATATATATTGGATCT GTGAAACCAAATATTGGTCATGGAGAGGGTGCTTCCGGCTTGAGTAGTTTGATCAAGGCTGTATTGTCTCTGGAACATGAGACTATTCCACCACAAGTTAAGTTCTGCGTCCCTAATCCAAAAA TTAAATGGGCCCAATACAATTTGAGAGTTCCAACGAAACCCACACCATGGCCAACGGACCGCCTACAGCGTGTGTCAGTGAACTGCTTCGGCGTGGGAGGTGCCAATGCTCAT GTAATTATTGATTCGGCTAAGCTTTACATCTCACAAAAACAGACGGTGCTCGACCCTAATCCTCAGTTGCTTGTGTTCTCTGCCCACCAAGGCGCCTctttgaaagagagagccgCCACGATATTTAACTACGCTAAACAGCATCCTGATCAACTACCCAACGTCGCATATACTCTAGGATGTAGAAGAGAAAACTTAGCTCAGCGTGCTTTTGCCATCTACGATGGTGTAAACACTCCCGAGCTCTCCCCTGTTGTCAAACATAAAACTTCTCCTCGGGTTAATTTTGTCTTTACTGGGCAGGGCGCGCAATGGGCAAGAATGGGGGCTGACCTTTGCTCTCAATATCCCAAATTTCGTGATGCTATACATCAGATGGATGCTGCTCTTACGAAACTGCCCCGTCCTCCTAAGTGGACAATAAAAGAGGAGCTCATGCGCTCTGTGGAAGAAAGCAAGATTCAGCAACCGAAATTCTCACAACCGATATGCACTGCACTCCAGATAGGTCTTGTGAACCTACTAGAGGGGTGGGGTATCACTCCCGCGGCTGTGGTCGGTCACTCTAGTGGCGAGATGGCGGCTGCGTATGCAGCTGGAGCTTTGACTCTTGAGGAAGCTATCATTGTTGGTTACTATCGCGGACAAGTTACTCAGAATCACGGACGAATTGGTGCTATGGCAGctgttggccttggccggGAAGATGCCGCCGCTTACCTCCAAGAAGGCGTTGTCATTGCGTGTGAAAATAGCCCCAAGAGCATCACATTGTCAGGAGACGTTGAACGTCTGGATGAGGTtattgctaatataaagaaagatttGCCTGACATCTTCGCTCGCAAGCTGAGAGTTGAAAGAGCCTATCATTCACACCACATGTGTGAAATTGGCGGTATATATGAGAAGCTACTGGATGGTTTCGTGAAAGATAAAAAGCCTTCcgttcctttcttttccagcgTTACCGCAAAACAAATCAAGAGACCTGGTCAACTTGGACCATCATATTGGAGGCGAAATTTGGAAAATCCAGTGCTATTTTCACCGGCAGTGCAGCTCATGATGCACTCGGCAGTAGAAGATACGGTATACCTTGAGATTGGCCCTCACACTGCTCTGCGCGGACCTCTAAGGGATATCTTCAAGTCCGTGCAAATTTCGACTGCATCCATTTATATTCCCACTCTCGTTCGAAATGATAGCGGTCCCAAATCAATCCTCAGCTCCCTTGGACAACTGTACCAAGAGGCTTTTCCTGTCAATATTGCTGCCACAACAGCAGGTCGCACCGTATTAACAGATCTTCCTAATTATGCATGGCAACATGACACTGCATACTGGTATGAGAGTCGAGTTTCGCGCGATTGGCGCCTTCGCAAATTCCCTCCTCATGAGCTCCTTGGAAACCTTATTCTGGAGTCTGACGACTTGGAACCTACTTGGAGGAACATGTTCCGTTTGGACGACGTTCCTTGGGCTCGCGACCATAAAATTCAAGATGACATTGTTCTACCAGCTGCAGCTTATATCGATATGGCTATTGAGGCCCTTAGACAACTCAATGGAGGCGGCGAGACCGATGCATCTCTAAAGCAAGTGGAGATCCAAAATGCCCTGATTCTAAAAGAGCAGCAAGCGCACGAAATTGTAACACACGTTCGCCCTGTACGCCTAACCTCTAAACTAAATTCCACATGGTACGAATTTGCCATTTCATCATTCAATGGTGCCTCTTGGACGAAGCACTGCGTGGGCAAGGTGAGGTCGGGTAAAGAAATTAGTGCTGGTAGTGAAGATGTCGGACAACAGCCTCGTCAAGTTTCCACCACCGGGTGGTATCGTATCATGAAGAAAGTAGGGCTGAATTATGGACCTGATTTTCAAGGCTTATCCGACATTTCAGTCTATCCTGGACGCCATACTACTGCTGCCACCATAAAAAACCGCGATCCAACGCTTGGTCCTTATTACTCTCTACATCCTAGCATCATAGATCTTGTGCTCCAGGCGTTCACAGTTGCCATTGCTGACGGGTTAACTCGACAACTCAGACAGCTCTGTGTGCCAACATATATTGATGAGCTATACATCAGCAACGGCCAGCCTGAGATGCGGCTTGGCACTGCTGCTGTATCAAGTGCAACTGGGGCAATTCGTGGCTCAGCCACTATTATGGCCAACAATAAGGTAATTTTGAGCTTAAGAAATGGCGAATTCAGTCCACTAGAGAGCGGTGATGCGGATAAAGCCGGTCCCACACCAGCTGCTCATTTGCATTGGAAGCCTCATATCGACTTTATTTCGCCAAATAATCTCATCTGTCCAGTCCGTCCCTTGCCAGATGTAGATGAGGTAGTGAACATCGAAAAGCTGGCTCTTTTATACCAATTGTCTATCCTTCAGCACATTGAGCGAATTCAAATCCCTAAACCCTATATATACTTCAGCAAATGGCTCAATAAGCAACGAACAAAAGCTCTTAAAGGCAAATATGAAAATGTGCCAGACAGCGCGCATCTCGTTCAACTAAGCCCAAAGAAGGCTAAAACAGAAATTGAACGTACCAAGGAACATCTTCTGCGAACAAGCTGTGCCGGGATTGCTACTATCATTAACCTGCTTGCTACAGGCGCAGAGGCTATCTTTAGGGGCGAGCAGAACATAGACGATGTACTCAAAGACGATGGCGGATTTTCTAGCTTATACAGCTTTATTGATAGTCGATGTGACTTCTCATCTTTGTTAAGCACGCTCGCTCATACCATTCCCACAATGAGAGTGCTAGAACTTGGCattggagctgctggtatTTCCATAAAGGCCTTGAAAGCCCTCATTAATTCAGCTGGAAAGCATTGCTACAGCAAGTATGTTTACACAGCTCGCGATGAGGGATCTCTCGATCTTGCTCGGCAGAAGCTAGAAGAATGTGAGAATGTAGAGTTCAAAACTCTTGATCTCACCAAGGATCCCAAGTCGCAAGATTTTGAGCTTGAATCTTTCGATCTCATCATTTCCACCAAGGCTTTTCACCGCTGTTCTGATGTTCGGAGTGCCCTCCGAAACGTTCGCGAACTCATGAAGCCAAATGGCCGACTACTTGTTCAGGAGGTATCGCCTAGTGcgaacttttataaattcatAATGGGCTTCTCTCCTGAACGATGGGAGGTAAAGGAAGACTGTCGTGACGATGAGTACTTATTCGATATACACCAGTGGGATAATCTCTTAATGGAAGCCGGATTTTCTGGGAGCGAAGGGTTGACTATGGACAAAGACAATATCACGCTGAATATTCTTACTACGGCAGCTAATCCACTACGAGAATATGGGAAGATCACTCTTCTTGGTCATCACGAGTTTGAAGATCATACGCAATCTCTTTCTGAACTGCTTAGTTCACAAGGCTATGAGGTTGCGTTTCGTACACTTACCCAAGAGCCGGATCCAAACGCAGATGTTATCTCTCTGTTAGATCTGCATGATACAATGTTCTTTCAGATGTCGGAAAGCACATTCAATGCATGGCAACGATACATTGGCAAGTTCCCCGCGGAAAAAGGACTATTATGGGTGACCGGTCACGCCCAAGTTGGATCACAAGATCCTCGATACGCCACTACAATTGGGGCAACCCGCAATATTAGATCCGAACTTTCATTGGATTTTGCGACACTTGAGCTAGATTTGAAGGATTTTGATGCAGAAGGCGTTCTACACGTCTTCGAAAAATTCTGCAATAGGACCAAAGACGATGAGTTTGATCCTGATTGGGAGTATGCTCTTGTCAACGGTAGAGTCATGGTCCCGAGATATCAGTGGATAGATATCGCGGAACATAGCGGAGGAGAAGCAAATATTAAGTCCAGCTCCCCAAAGAAGCTCGAGATGGCACGCATTGGCCAACTGCAGACTTTACAATGGACAGAGGATGAAACTATCCCGTTACAAGATAATCAAGTAGAGATTAAGCCCCGTTCCGTCGGCATGAACTTCAAAGATATTCTTGTTGCTATGGGTATTGTTGAAGGTTACAAACCAGGTCTTGGTATTGAGTGCTCTGGTATCATCCGCAAAGTCGGTAGTAGCGTCAAAGACTTGTTCCCTGGAGATCGAGTTATGGCGATCGGTCACGGATGTTTTACAACAAACTACATTTCAGACGCAAGGCTTGTGGTCAAAATACCCAAAAATCTAAGCTTTGAAGAAGCAGCTACAGTTCCGTGTGTTTATGCTACTGCAATTCATGCCCTTATTAACATCGGTGGATTACGTGAAGGCATGTCAGTTCTCGTTCATTCCGCCTGTGGTGGCGTTGGAATAGCAGCACTTAATGTCTGCACAATGATGGGGGCTAAGGTCTACGCCACTGTTGGAAATGCCGAAAAGGTTCAATATCTGGTAGATAACTTTGGCATCTCACGCGAGAACATCTTCAACTCCCGCGATTCTTTGTTCTACAAGGATCTAATGGCGGCTACAAATGGTAGAGGTGCAGACCTAGTGCTTAATTCTCTGTCAGGAGAACTGCTTCATACGTCATGGAAGTGCGTTGCCCCCTTCGGCAAAATGCTGGAGATTGGTAAACGCGATTTCATCGGCCGAGGACAGCTTGGTATGGAAATATTTGAGTCGAACCGGTCGTTCCACGGCATCGATATGTCCCAAATGGCCGTGGAGAGGCCGGATATGTGCAAAACAATTCTAGAGCAGTTTAACAAATACTACAAGCAGGGCGCCATCAAGCCTATCTCACCCTTGAAGCGCTTTGACGTTACTGATGTTATGGAGGCTTTCCGATATATGCAAAAGGGGCAGCATATTGGCAAGATTGTGGTGTCCATGCCAGCTGACGCGTCCAAATTACAAGTTGCGGCAAAACCTCATACAGCAAAGTTCAAAAACGACAGGACGTACCTCTTGGTTGGTGGCCTCGGGGGTATAGGCAAATCTGTCTCTAACTGGATGGTACAAAATGGTGCCCAACATATCATGTACTTGTCTCGATCTGCTGGAGATTCTGAGCAAGATAAGAGATTTATTGAAGAAATTGAAGCGCAAGGGTGTGATGTACAGGCTATCAAGGGAAGCGTTACGAATTTGCAAGATGTTTATCGGGCAGTGAAGCAAGCAGCGAAGCCGATTGCCGGTGTTTTCCTAATGACGATGATTCTAAGG GATCGTGGTATTTTACAACTCTCTCACGAGGACTGGTTCACAACGGCTGGGCCCAAAGTTGATGGCGCGATCAATCTTCACCAAGCTCTAGAATATTGCGATTTGGACTTCTTCACCTTGTTTAGCTCCATATCTTACATTGTAGGACAGGTGGGCCAAGCAAACTACTCAGCAGCCAACGCGTACCTGACGGCATTTACTCAATTCCGCCACGAGCAGGGACTACCAGCTGGTGTGCTGAACGTCGGAGTTGTAGATGACGTAGGATATGTTGTTGAGAACCCAGCTCTGCTTGAACAATTTCGCGCCCTCAACTTCTACACTCTTGGAGAAACTGAGCTACTTGACGCCCTTACGTATACGTTATCTCATCAGCATCCTGCAGCCTCCTCTTCGGATGTTGGCTTCTACAACCCATCTGAGCTTGCTATTGGCCTCAAAAGCACGAAGTCACTCTCTGATCCTACTAATCGCTGTATTTGGAAGCGTGACCGACGCATGGCCCAAGCACATCTTCACGACGCTGGCACTTCTTGCAGCAATGGACTCCCCGAAGACTTTGGCCAATTCATAAAGAGTGTCCACACCACTCCTTCGCTGCTCGAGATGCCGAGGAATGTTGACTTTTTGACAGGTCAAATTGGCTTATGCATTTACAACCTCATGTCACGAGATGTGAAGGATTTGGACTTGAGTCTTAGCCTCATCCAGCTGGGTGTTGATTCGCTCGTCTCTATTGAGATTCGCAACTGGTGGCGCCGCACGCTGGGCGTTAGCATCAGCACGCTTGAGTTCATGGGTGCTGGAAGCATTACCAACCTGGGCAAGttggctgccaaggccatAAAGGAGGCTCACGAAGCTGCTTAA
- a CDS encoding uncharacterized protein (antiSMASH:Cluster_6.7~EggNog:ENOG41) — MSTFRYAQRTVRASAPLLRFSPTITNRGSQRLFHESSKAKAVEAIVTQTPLNNGPPPPPNVAQQLQQHQQFLAEPFPQPEGYTQLNVREQAYNPKFYETIGKIMKLREKYLRDRCIFVESADMIDIVLGLGAKEADLPKMEKVSDTLYHDPTLPFRLSRNSRFCLDFDTHSIRRLEFQPFVLTVEEDFNRYDSGAIRRFDEVQNNLQLNSVFQALFAFKAMIIHGMQIAHRPKLEYGINKWVCTLFNLRTVTTPHILGEPALEGVHSDGVDHTMTTFLGSYNMSDNSAATFMHDMDEKTGIPLEEIEPKHLLARVQHKRLLDTLMIVDHERKHSLSAVYPVDKTKEAHRDMLVFFTRKPVESTHVSGSIDSLKPHKELPMEVPLYLPGSN, encoded by the coding sequence ATGTCTACATTCAGGTATGCGCAACGCACAGTCCGTGCTTCGGCACCTCTGCTTCGTTTTTCGCCTACCATCACCAATCGCGGTAGCCAGCGGTTGTTTCATGAGTCTAGCAAGGCAAAAGCCGTCGAGGCCATAGTCACGCAGACGCCTCTGAATAATGGCCCGCCTCCTCCCCCCAATGTGGCCCAGCAGttacagcagcatcagcaattCCTCGCAGAGCCTTTCCCCCAGCCGGAAGGTTATACTCAGCTTAACGTCAGGGAGCAGGCATATAATCCAAAGTTTTACGAGACCATCGGCAAGATCATGAAGCTCCGTGAGAAATACCTCCGTGATCGCTGCATCTTCGTCGAGTCTGCTGATATGATCGATATTGTGTTGGGCCTCGGCGCCAAGGAGGCCGACCTCCCtaagatggagaaggtctCAGACACCTTGTATCACGACCCTACTCTGCCCTTCCGCCTCTCTCGCAACAGTCGCTTCTGCCTTGATTTTGACACTCACTCTATTCGCCGTCTAGAGTTTCAGCCCTTTGTCCTAACTGTCGAGGAAGATTTCAATCGCTACGACTCTGGAGCCATTCGCCGCTTTGACGAGGTCCAAAACAACCTACAGCTCAACTCAGTCTTCCAAGCGCTGTTCGCGTTCAAGGCTATGATTATCCACGGCATGCAAATTGCCCACCGCCCCAAGCTGGAGTATGGCATCAACAAGTGGGTGTGTACTCTGTTTAACCTCCGTACTGTCACTACTCCCCACATTTTGGGAGAGCCTGCGCTGGAGGGTGTGCACTCCGATGGTGTCGACCACACCATGACCACTTTTCTGGGGAGCTACAACATGTCGGACAATAGTGCTGCCACCTTTATGCACGACATGGATGAGAAGACAGGCATTCCCTTGGAAGAGATTGAGCCGAAGCACCTGCTAGCGCGAGTTCAGCACAAGAGACTTCTTGATACGCTCATGATTGTCGACCATGAGCGTAAACACAGCTTGTCCGCAGTTTACCCTGTGGACAAGACCAAAGAGGCTCACCGCGACATGCTTGTATTCTTCACTCGCAAGCCTGTTGAGAGTACTCATGTGTCTGGGTCCATCGACTCGCTCAAGCCTCACAAAGAACTTCCCATGGAGGTTCCTCTTTATCTCCCTGGTTCCAACTAG